A segment of the Nitrospina gracilis 3/211 genome:
TACGTTTTCCGAGTTTTTCCAAACGATCGCGGGTGGCGGCGAGGCGATCGAGCACCTTCCGGATGTGTTTTTCGACTGTGGTGACCGACACCCCCACCTCTTCGGCAATAGCGCGTTGGGGTTTGCCCTCGAACCGGTTCAGGTAAAAAATGCGGCGGCTGAGCGGCGGCAGGTCCTGAACGGCTTTCTGATACAGCTTCAATTCCCAGCGTGCCAGGGTCACTCTCTCCGGCGTCACCTGGTTTTCGGAACGGGTCAATACGTCACGGCATTCACGCAACAACTCCGCCCGGCGGGCTTCGACGCGAATGTGGTCGGTGGCCAGGTTGGATGCAATGCGGAACAGGTAAGCCTTGCGGTTTTCGATACCCGTGGGATTTTGAATTTTCAGGAGGCGCAGGTACAACTCCTGCACCATGTCCCGCGCCGCAAAACCGCACTTCAAACGATGGGACAGAAACCGGACCAGGTCTCCCTGGTATTCATAGTAGGCCTCGAGCAAGGCCGAGTGGTCCATGTGCTCCGATTGCAATCCCATGCGATCCGTTTCCGTTCCCTGTCCCGGGCGAAAACCCAGGTTGTGCCGGGGGAATAATGAGGAATCCTCGATTCCGGCCACCCTGCACAACAAGAACAGTGAGGGCGATTATTTTGAAATTAATAATGGATTTCATTTTCATTATAAACCACTAAAAGTCAACCTTAATTCCCGTCCATCCCCCAATGCTGACTCACGGCCAGTCACCAAATTCACACAATCCATAAGGTATGAAGGACTTAGATCGGATACGTCGGTATTTTCATGCAAAGCTCCAGGATTTCGTTCTTGGAAAAAGCCCCCTTCTCGAACCGAACCCTCGCTGTTGTTGAAACTTTCACCGTCCTATGCGATCGAGGGCAATGCGCCAAGACCCTGGACCTTTGTTTTTACTGACCATTTCGGGGACGCACTGCGTATCCATCAGAAGGAGGAAGGGTAAAGTTTAATAATGACTTTCATTTTCATAAATTTTTGAGTATCATTATGAGAACGAATTTCAAAAATATTTTCATTTTGGTGTCAGGGATCGGGGCCCTTCAAACGTCTTATATATGTATAGCGAGACGGTTGGCCCGTTTCCCGGTGGTTGAAAAGGCAGGATTTTCCTCCAAACCAATCGCCACCTCCGAAAAAAATGATTCCACATATCATCCCGGAGACATCTTGTGAATCTGGCTACTTCCCGGCTCCGGCTATTTAATGTTTTCGAGAAGAAAGTGACTGGAGGCTGAATGGATCCCGCACAAACCAAAACCGCCGTGGAGGGCGCGACTCCGGTACTGGAATTGATCGGCAAGGGAGGGGTTCTCATGATCCCCATCCTCCTTTGTTCCGTGATCGCGCTGGCGTTGATCATCGAGCGGTTGATCTTTTTCTACTCCAACCAGCAAAGTCCGGAAAAGATGCAGAGCGTTTTCAAGGGCCTGTTCCTGGAGGGCAACAACATCTTTTCCCGTTCGCACGAACAGCCAACGGGCCCCGCCGGACGCCTTCTGCAGGTGGCGCGCAACTGCTTCAATTATCCCAAGTGGAAATTCGAGGAAGCGCTGACTCTGGCCGGGCAGGAAGAGTTGAGCCGGATGAGCAAAAACCTGCGTGCGCTGGAAGTCATCGCCGCCATCGCTCCGTTGCTCGGTCTGCTCGGCACGGTGGTGGGCATGATCCAGGCGTTTGGCAAGGTGGCCCAGCACAAGAACCAGATCGACCCCAGCATTCTGGCGGGCGGCATCTGGGAAGCGCTGATGACCACGGCGGCGGGCCTCGCCGTCGCCATTCCGGTGATGGTGATGCTTCATTACTTCGACCGCAGAATGGAGACCATGTCGTTTCTACTGGAGAAGTTCAGCCTGCACCTGGTGCATCAGTGGGACGACACGAAAGAAAAAGCGCGGGCCAAAGCCGCGGCGCCCGACAAAGAACCCGGCGAACGGCGCATGGCCAACGTCCCGGGAAAATGAATTTACACGAAAGAGATCATGGTCAGCCTTAAAGCCCAACCCCGAAAAAGCCGAGGCCTCGATATCGCCCCGCTGGTCGATATCGTGTTTCTGCTTTTGATCTTTTTCATGCTGACCTCAACCTTCATCCGGCAGGAGGGCATGGACATCGAACTGCCCAAGGCGGAGTCCAGCGAATCCTTTGACATGAAGTCGATCAAGATCCAGGTGCAGGAAAATGGAACCTTGATGGCGGGCGACAAAAAGGTTGGATTTGAAGAGTTGAAAACGATTCTTGGATCGGCGGTGGACAAGGATTCCTCGGTGCCCATCATCATCGAAGCCGACAAGAAAACCGATTTCGACATGTTCGCGAAGATCCTCGATCTGGCGCGACTGCTGGGAGCCAGCAATATCGTGATTGCAACCGATCCACTGGAGTCAACTGCGTCATGAATGTGGAAGCCATGGAGACCCGATACCCCGCACACTTGCCGGTAACCGCATCGGTGGTGGTGCACCTCCTGCTGGCGTGGATGATCTGGCAACAGAATCTCACTTTCAAACTGGAGCCCAAACCGGAGCCGAAAGTGAAGGTGCACGTCGCATCCAAGCCGCCGCCCCCTCCCCCGCCTCCGGCACCAACCCAGCCCGATGCGGTGAAGCCCGTCGCTCAAAAAGCCGTAACGCCGCCGCAGAAAACCGTGCCCAAAAAGCCGGTGACGCCGCCGACGCCCCAACCGATGAAAGCGGTGCAAACCCAGCAGGTGAAGGCCAAGGTGCCGCCGCCCCCGGCGAGCATGCAACCCATTCAACAGGAAGTCGCCACGCACAAGCCGCAGACGCCGACGTTCGCGCGGGCGGTGCGGCACACCCCGGTTGAGACGACGTTCAAGACCCCGGTGTCCACCGTGCCGGTTCAATCCAAAATCGCACCGACCACCGCCGTTTTGAAAACGCCGGTCACGACCGACATCACGCCGAAAGCGCAAACGGTGAAGGCGCAGGCCCCGGTGAATGTGGATGAAATGGTTGAAGATGCGGCGGAGCCCATCCAGACCGCCAGCCTGAACCTTCCCGCTTCGCAAAAAACCGGGCCGGTCGAAAAGGTCAAATTCAGCGGCAACGGACCGGACCTGAAAAAGGCGCTGGACGAGTTCAACAGCGCCATCTGGGGACAGATCCTGCAAGCCAAGTACTACCCCAAGATGGCACGCATTCGTCGTCTGGAAGGACAGCCTGTGGTAAAATTCACCATAGAGAAAGATGGGACCCTGAGTCACGTTGCCATCAACCATTCGTCCAGCCATGAAATACTGGACAGCGCGGCGCTCAAAACCATCCGCAACGCGGCCCCGTTCCCGCACATTCCGGAAATTTTGAACGAGGAACGAATTATCCTGGAAATTCCGATTTCATTTATTCTGAACCAATAGGATTATGAACAGATCAAATCATCTCCCCGCTCTGGCTGCTCTGGCAGCTATTACCCTGATCGCTTCTCCCGCATGGGCGGAGGTGCACGAGATCGACTCCGATTTCGACGGCAAGGTGGACCAGTGGCAACACCTGAACCAAAACGGCAAGCCGGAAAAGGTGGAGTTCGACAAAAGCGGTGACGGCAAACCGGACCAGGTGGAATACTACGACATGAACGGAACCCGCATCCGCGTGGAATTCGACCGCAACCACGACGGCAAAATGGATCAGTTCCAGTACTACGCCGCGTCCGGCGCGATTGAGAAAATGGAACTGGACTCCACCTACTCAGGGAAAATCGACTGGACGGAATTTTACAACAGCCAGGGCAAGCTGAACAAAGCGGTACGCGATGAGAACGGCGACGGCAAACCGGACCAGTGGCAGTTCTTCAATGCTTCGGAAAAGCTGGAGCGTATCGAGTACGACACCAACAAAGACGGGCAGGTTGACCGCTGGGATCTTTTGAACAATTCCGGGAAAATCACCGAATCGTCCTTCGATACAAACGGCAACGGCAAGGCTGACCAGTGGCAGTTCTTCAACAGCTCCGAGGTGATGGAGAAGGTGGGGTTCGACACCAACGGCAATGGCAAGGCCGACCAGTGGCAGATTTACGGACCGGACGCCAAGGTGGTGCGGGTGGAGATCGACCGCAACCACGATGGCAAACCGGATCAGGTGATCAACAAGTAACGTTCCCCCAATCACAAACAAAAAAACCCGCCGCAGCAGGTTTGCATATGACCCCTCCAAGCCTGTTCACCTTTTCGTCAATTCACATTCAATTTCCCCTGAATGCGCTTCAGAACCTCAATCGCATCCTCAAAATTAAAATGAGTAACATACTTTATTAAGGCCTGCCATTCTTCTCTGAATGCATTTTCATCAAAATAGTTTTTCAAAACCTTAATCCGGTCA
Coding sequences within it:
- a CDS encoding RNA polymerase sigma factor, which encodes MGLQSEHMDHSALLEAYYEYQGDLVRFLSHRLKCGFAARDMVQELYLRLLKIQNPTGIENRKAYLFRIASNLATDHIRVEARRAELLRECRDVLTRSENQVTPERVTLARWELKLYQKAVQDLPPLSRRIFYLNRFEGKPQRAIAEEVGVSVTTVEKHIRKVLDRLAATRDRLEKLGKRNSGV
- a CDS encoding MotA/TolQ/ExbB proton channel family protein, whose protein sequence is MDPAQTKTAVEGATPVLELIGKGGVLMIPILLCSVIALALIIERLIFFYSNQQSPEKMQSVFKGLFLEGNNIFSRSHEQPTGPAGRLLQVARNCFNYPKWKFEEALTLAGQEELSRMSKNLRALEVIAAIAPLLGLLGTVVGMIQAFGKVAQHKNQIDPSILAGGIWEALMTTAAGLAVAIPVMVMLHYFDRRMETMSFLLEKFSLHLVHQWDDTKEKARAKAAAPDKEPGERRMANVPGK
- a CDS encoding ExbD/TolR family protein — protein: MVSLKAQPRKSRGLDIAPLVDIVFLLLIFFMLTSTFIRQEGMDIELPKAESSESFDMKSIKIQVQENGTLMAGDKKVGFEELKTILGSAVDKDSSVPIIIEADKKTDFDMFAKILDLARLLGASNIVIATDPLESTAS
- a CDS encoding energy transducer TonB, whose protein sequence is MNVEAMETRYPAHLPVTASVVVHLLLAWMIWQQNLTFKLEPKPEPKVKVHVASKPPPPPPPPAPTQPDAVKPVAQKAVTPPQKTVPKKPVTPPTPQPMKAVQTQQVKAKVPPPPASMQPIQQEVATHKPQTPTFARAVRHTPVETTFKTPVSTVPVQSKIAPTTAVLKTPVTTDITPKAQTVKAQAPVNVDEMVEDAAEPIQTASLNLPASQKTGPVEKVKFSGNGPDLKKALDEFNSAIWGQILQAKYYPKMARIRRLEGQPVVKFTIEKDGTLSHVAINHSSSHEILDSAALKTIRNAAPFPHIPEILNEERIILEIPISFILNQ